The Nymphalis io chromosome 3, ilAglIoxx1.1, whole genome shotgun sequence genome contains the following window.
GCATTTTTTTCCTTTGTGTTGTGTTGTACTTAGAATTAATATTCttgttagtatttatatttcctTTCTTAAATACTTCTAGAATCATAGACGGGGGCTTCGATAACGttggtaaaatatatacttgttcTGTTGGGAACAGACCCTCATGACCATTGCATTCACCATGACCCCATGTAGCATTCATTAAAGTTTCTCCTGTCGATTCTTGCAAAAGTGTAATTAGATCACCTTTCTTATATTGCAGGAATGACGCAGCATCACTGTATCCTTGAGAATCACTTTGAGTAATAACATAAATTGAACGTCTTTTTAATCCatctatcaaatatataataagtgcaCTCATTTCACTAGCATCAACACTCTGGAAGACAAACTCTTCTTGTTGTATTGTTCTAATTGTCATTCTTCCAACTTTATCAAATTCATTGTCATCATCATAAGCTACGTAAGTAACTTCCGGATACGATATTTCAAGAAGTATATGCTCTGACTGATCTACGATATAAATACCAGTCCAATTAACAGCTATAATTACAAGGTCTTTATTGATCGTGTCACCTTTCAGCTTAATAGCTTCAAAAAATCTTGAAAAGAGCatcggccattttattttagcaaatattacaatatcttcTTTACATCGTAGAGGATCAACCGAAGATTGTATGCTCTGAGATGATTCAAAAGCTTTTGTTATTAGATGTTCCCATTTTGTTAAAGCGGCATCATTTGATTGCATAAATTGATTTGGTATGTAGTTAACTATTAGTTTTCTCAACACGTTAGGGTCTATACGCGGGCCATATTCAATGTAGTGCTGTTGTGCTGCTATTATTGCCAAATCTTTTTCCGAATTGCAACGGTATTCTCCATACTTTACTCCTTTCACTACctgatgataaattaaattggtAGCTATTGAATCATCCGCTGGATCGTGCCAGGGTGTAAATACCTCTTTTCTGTAAAACAAGCGCCAAGGAGCATTCTTTTCAGGAGTACCTTGTTCTCGGGCAAACTGTTCGCATTGTGATATAGCGTCCATAATATGTTCAGTTTCACTTCCTAGTGAAAGAACTTTgtcatataatgtaatataaagtgAAAATCCAAATGTGTCGGAAAGCTCAATATTATCGGCTATTTGTTGACATACTTCTTCAGATGTTGTAGCTGAATCGGACTGGactgtttttattgtttcattcATTAATGTCACAGTAAGAAGAATAGGTTTCTTTGTTTTCGTCGCTTGTAATTCTAACCAACTAGGAGGCTGCGTACGTGGACCATTTTTAAATGTTCTGACAAGTCTACCTTCACAATAAGGGGCATAACCAGGCGGCCCGACTCGAATAAACGAACGTAGATACGTTATAAATCGTTCAGAAGGTGGAAAACAACCAACACAAAGAGATAGTAAAATCCAACCTCGTGCGTATGAAGCTTTTGAAGGGTTATTTGTAAGTTGCTTGCATAATTGGGCAAAAATTTCATCTctgcgaaaaaaaaaagtatttaataaagtgGAATGTTAATTACCAAATTTcatgagtaaaaatattttaaattttctaccTAAGTTCTTTCCTAATAATACCATGCCCAATAATAAAGTGAAGTTTTTCCAAATTCGTACTACGACGTGAATTCAACCATGTACTGTACATTTCGTTTGTCATATCATCATTGACAAGATTTTTGAAAAGTTCTTCATTTAATTTCGTCtgcttttttaaagttttttggaGCACTTTACTTTTACCCTGACCGTGCTCTTGAGATATCATTTcctaaataaagttaaaataattattataaaaagacaaTGATATAAAAGACACTgactaaaacatttatttcagtCAGACTCACCTCAAATTCTTTGCTCTTTTTAAAAGCCCGACCAACAGTATCGTACAATTTAGTCATAACTGGAATATTATCGATTTTATCATCTGTATACTTTGGTTCCGATAGGTCACCCATAAACCTCAAAATTGTAATCCATATCGCTTGAGATGCCATTTTGTCAATTGGAGATGGTAAATCTAAAAGAGAATGTTTCAACGGCTTACGAGAATACTGATGGCTTATATTTCCAAGGAAATATGTGGCTGcaaactttttaaaatcatattcatCAAAAGGTTCTTCTTCCGGTTCTTGTGGTAGTGGAATAACGCTTGAAATCATTGGTTTAGTCGTCGTTGactgaaattaaatacatttatgaaaGTCCATagtggttttataaaaaaaaatttatatcttattcAAAAGTTAAGTATTGTGTGATGCTTagtattgatattaataatatacaattgttTACCATTCCGAATCCAGTACCCCGAACTGTGCCGGCTGGCGTTGCAGTATCTTTTAAAAATCCGAAAACATCATCAACATATCTGTCATCTATGACTGTAGTGTTTTGGACATTGCTTTCAACGGCAACTTCTTTTGATATCCATATAGAAGAAATAAGgtcattatatttcttttcataCTCATCCTCGGCTCTTTTAATATCACTTGAGTTATTTTCTTTCTCTTTCTTCAATTGTGCTAATTTAGCTTTTATTATGTGACCCTTTTCCTTAAATAATTTTCGTACGAGATAACCTCTACAACACGCTTGAAGATATCTGAAGAACGTCCTTAAGTTTAAGAAAGTTTTTCTAAGTTCTCTCGACTTTATAACTGCTTGTAACCTAAGATAGCCTCTTCTCATTTTAAGGAACTTGCTTCTAAAGCCACGAGCTCGGAAATGTTTCTGAATTGTGATAGCTGCAGCTCGAAGCCGCAAATATCTTTTTCTATAGATGAATCGTCGAACATTTGCCTGAACTCTGATCACTGCCGTTATTAGTACTTTGTGGCGCAATTCTTCAAGCAAAGTGTCATGATGGTCTTTCAGAAAAACTTTTGTATGACCTAAGCGGAAATCATCGTCTTTAAAAACTTCGCTGCAGATCTTTTGAGTGGCGTTTTTGCAATCAGTTTTCTGAGCTAGCGGAATCCCAGGAATGACAAGACGGTAGCGATGCACAAACTCAGAGTACGAATATCGTATAGGATATCCTGCCTGCCTTATTTTTGCAGTTTCCATCAAACCTGCATATCTTAGTTGTCGAACGCACAACGCTCGATCAAAAAGCTAAAAAAGGTATGTTATTGGAACGGCTAATTcgaaaaaataaacttgaatttATATGATTAAGACTTACCCGTGGCTTTTTAAGTTCGTTGGGTTTTATACACCGTATGAAAAACGGGTGACAAGCACACAAAGTTTTCATTAGAGCTTCGAGTGAAGTTTTGAATTTGTTACTTAAAGAAACAACTTTTCGGCTACCGCTTTGAACTGTTATAGTTTCCGAAGAaaacagattttttaaaaagGAGTTGTTAGAATCGAGTATCATCTCTTTAATATCTGGTGTTAACATATCTCTATTTTTGTCCAAAAAGCCTGAAATAATAGAAATTTGTCTATAAATCTAAAGCAAACTTGtctataatatgtttttgtaataaataatctaattataaatgtatttagatataatatataaaatacctatTACTTCATATTGGACATCTCCAGCAAAGTGTCTTACACCAAATCTGTGTTCATGTGTTGACTTTGGAGTAATATAAGAGTTTTTGTTGCtgtgattattattaagtttagaAAGAAGCGTAAGATCTGTGCCTTTTGGAAATCTTGATTCTTCATCAATAAGTGATAGTAAATTCATAGGTTTCTGTCCAATTAAATCCAGATTTTCTTGATTATCTACATAGTTAATATTTGACCATGTTATACCTTCTTTTGCATATTGCTCTTGTTCAAGCTTGAAAATATGTCTTACGAAAAACTGTTGCAAATTTTCATTGGCATAATTGATGCATAATTGCTCAAAACT
Protein-coding sequences here:
- the LOC126781343 gene encoding myosin-VIIa-like isoform X1, translated to MAERVQISDFVWLQPEQKSEFEIPIAVKVLNISGGKIQVKDDNGQVFSTAVTNVIKPLHATSIKSVEDMITLGELQEYTILRNLHIRYNEQLIYTYTGTMLIAINPYEILPIYTMDQIHFYQDRNIGDIPPHIFAIGNDSYRELLDTSTNQCVVISGESGAGKTESTKLLLQYLAAASGKHSWIEQQIQETNPILEAFGNAKTVKNDNSSRFGKYINIYFNRKGVIEGGNIDQYLLEKSRIVRQSKGERNYHIFYSLVTGLSADEKKKLDLGKPADFEYLNSGKMLTCDGRNDALEFSDVRSAFKVLNFSDNDVWGIFSLLAAILHLGNLKFKSFNVSNIESSEVADVINANRISALIGVSKARLCAALTQKTLIAQGDKIVSPVSVGAATEGRDALVKAIYGHIFEYIVEIINKTLHKDQHLTSGSVGILDIFGFENFESNSFEQLCINYANENLQQFFVRHIFKLEQEQYAKEGITWSNINYVDNQENLDLIGQKPMNLLSLIDEESRFPKGTDLTLLSKLNNNHSNKNSYITPKSTHEHRFGVRHFAGDVQYEVIGFLDKNRDMLTPDIKEMILDSNNSFLKNLFSSETITVQSGSRKVVSLSNKFKTSLEALMKTLCACHPFFIRCIKPNELKKPRLFDRALCVRQLRYAGLMETAKIRQAGYPIRYSYSEFVHRYRLVIPGIPLAQKTDCKNATQKICSEVFKDDDFRLGHTKVFLKDHHDTLLEELRHKVLITAVIRVQANVRRFIYRKRYLRLRAAAITIQKHFRARGFRSKFLKMRRGYLRLQAVIKSRELRKTFLNLRTFFRYLQACCRGYLVRKLFKEKGHIIKAKLAQLKKEKENNSSDIKRAEDEYEKKYNDLISSIWISKEVAVESNVQNTTVIDDRYVDDVFGFLKDTATPAGTVRGTGFGMSTTTKPMISSVIPLPQEPEEEPFDEYDFKKFAATYFLGNISHQYSRKPLKHSLLDLPSPIDKMASQAIWITILRFMGDLSEPKYTDDKIDNIPVMTKLYDTVGRAFKKSKEFEEMISQEHGQGKSKVLQKTLKKQTKLNEELFKNLVNDDMTNEMYSTWLNSRRSTNLEKLHFIIGHGIIRKELRDEIFAQLCKQLTNNPSKASYARGWILLSLCVGCFPPSERFITYLRSFIRVGPPGYAPYCEGRLVRTFKNGPRTQPPSWLELQATKTKKPILLTVTLMNETIKTVQSDSATTSEEVCQQIADNIELSDTFGFSLYITLYDKVLSLGSETEHIMDAISQCEQFAREQGTPEKNAPWRLFYRKEVFTPWHDPADDSIATNLIYHQVVKGVKYGEYRCNSEKDLAIIAAQQHYIEYGPRIDPNVLRKLIVNYIPNQFMQSNDAALTKWEHLITKAFESSQSIQSSVDPLRCKEDIVIFAKIKWPMLFSRFFEAIKLKGDTINKDLVIIAVNWTGIYIVDQSEHILLEISYPEVTYVAYDDDNEFDKVGRMTIRTIQQEEFVFQSVDASEMSALIIYLIDGLKRRSIYVITQSDSQGYSDAASFLQYKKGDLITLLQESTGETLMNATWGHGECNGHEGLFPTEQVYILPTLSKPPSMILEVFKKGNINTNKNINSKYNTTQRKKMHTLEKFAQEHFRENYDTNVTISRQSTLTPAKRNVAGNLWSHSRDPIRKPLLKKLQDDEKLSKAAVASFIAILKYMGDMPTPKVRSVTEYTDEIFRPTTEPAMRDEIYCQIMKQLTNNRIQLSEERGWELLWLATGIFACGQVLIKETVEFLKTRPHPIAKDCLKRIFKIQRGGPRIYAPYVVEVEAIQHRSMQIYHKVYFPDDTDEAFEVDSSTKARELCEQITGRLNLKNSDGFSLFVKIIDKVFSVPENYYFFDFIHELVEWMKQTRPGRGAGNQLQMNYQIFFMKKLWINTIPGRDKNADQIFYFPQELPKYLRGYHKTSKQDLIELAALIYRARFGNDQSLLPQITQMLEEFIPPDMTSIQSNSQWKSAISAAYLKHGPMTEDEAKEQFLKKIYQLPTFGTAFFEVKQTSDPSYPEMVVIGINKNGVSVIHPQSRDLLVTYPFSQLSNWSSGNTFFHMTMGNFVRGTKILCETSLGYKMDDLISSYIAVLRQAIKQKQRT
- the LOC126781343 gene encoding myosin-VIIa-like isoform X2, encoding MAERVQISDFVWLQPEQKSEFEIPIAVKVLNISGGKIQVKDDNGQVFSTAVTNVIKPLHATSIKSVEDMITLGELQEYTILRNLHIRYNEQLIYTYTGTMLIAINPYEILPIYTMDQIHFYQDRNIGDIPPHIFAIGNDSYRELLDTSTNQCVVISGESGAGKTESTKLLLQYLAAASGKHSWIEQQIQETNPILEAFGNAKTVKNDNSSRFGKYINIYFNRKGVIEGGNIDQYLLEKSRIVRQSKGERNYHIFYSLVTGLSADEKKKLDLGKPADFEYLNSGKMLTCDGRNDALEFSDVRSAFKVLNFSDNDVWGIFSLLAAILHLGNLKFKSFNVSNIESSEVADVINANRISALIGVSKARLCAALTQKTLIAQGDKIVSPVSVGAATEGRDALVKAIYGHIFEYIVEIINKTLHKDQHLTSGSVGILDIFGFENFESNSFEQLCINYANENLQQFFVRHIFKLEQEQYAKEGITWSNINYVDNQENLDLIGQKPMNLLSLIDEESRFPKGTDLTLLSKLNNNHSNKNSYITPKSTHEHRFGVRHFAGDVQYEVIGFLDKNRDMLTPDIKEMILDSNNSFLKNLFSSETITVQSGSRKVVSLSNKFKTSLEALMKTLCACHPFFIRCIKPNELKKPRLFDRALCVRQLRYAGLMETAKIRQAGYPIRYSYSEFVHRYRLVIPGIPLAQKTDCKNATQKICSEVFKDDDFRLGHTKVFLKDHHDTLLEELRHKVLITAVIRVQANVRRFIYRKRYLRLRAAAITIQKHFRARGFRSKFLKMRRGYLRLQAVIKSRELRKTFLNLRTFFRYLQACCRGYLVRKLFKEKGHIIKAKLAQLKKEKENNSSDIKRAEDEYEKKYNDLISSIWISKEVAVESNVQNTTVIDDRYVDDVFGFLKDTATPAGTVRGTGFGMSTTTKPMISSVIPLPQEPEEEPFDEYDFKKFAATYFLGNISHQYSRKPLKHSLLDLPSPIDKMASQAIWITILRFMGDLSEPKYTDDKIDNIPVMTKLYDTVGRAFKKSKEFEEMISQEHGQGKSKVLQKTLKKQTKLNEELFKNLVNDDMTNEMYSTWLNSRRSTNLEKLHFIIGHGIIRKELRDEIFAQLCKQLTNNPSKASYARGWILLSLCVGCFPPSERFITYLRSFIRVGPPGYAPYCEGRLVRTFKNGPRTQPPSWLELQATKTKKPILLTVTLMNETIKTVQSDSATTSEEVCQQIADNIELSDTFGFSLYITLYDKVLSLGSETEHIMDAISQCEQFAREQGTPEKNAPWRLFYRKEVFTPWHDPADDSIATNLIYHQVVKGVKYGEYRCNSEKDLAIIAAQQHYIEYGPRIDPNVLRKLIVNYIPNQFMQSNDAALTKWEHLITKAFESSQSIQSSVDPLRCKEDIVIFAKIKWPMLFSRFFEAIKLKGDTINKDLVIIAVNWTGIYIVDQSEHILLEISYPEVTYVAYDDDNEFDKVGRMTIRTIQQEEFVFQSVDASEMSALIIYLIDGLKRRSIYVITQSDSQGYSDAASFLQYKKGDLITLLQESTGETLMNATWGHGECNGHEGLFPTEQVYILPTLSKPPSMILEVFKKGNINTNKNINSKYNTTQRKKMHTLEKFAQEHFRENYDTNVTISRQSTLTPAKRNVAGNLWSHSRDPIRKPLLKKLQDDEKLSKAAVASFIAILKYMGDMPTPKVRSVTEYTDEIFRPTTEPAMRDEIYCQIMKQLTNNRIQLSEERGWELLWLATGIFACGQVLIKETVEFLKTRPHPIAKDCLKRIFKIQRGGPRIYAPYVVEVEAIQHRSMQIYHKVYFPDDTDEAFEVDSSTKARELCEQITGRLNLKNSDGFSLFVKIIDKVFSVPENYYFFDFIHELVEWMKQTRPGRGGNQLQMNYQIFFMKKLWINTIPGRDKNADQIFYFPQELPKYLRGYHKTSKQDLIELAALIYRARFGNDQSLLPQITQMLEEFIPPDMTSIQSNSQWKSAISAAYLKHGPMTEDEAKEQFLKKIYQLPTFGTAFFEVKQTSDPSYPEMVVIGINKNGVSVIHPQSRDLLVTYPFSQLSNWSSGNTFFHMTMGNFVRGTKILCETSLGYKMDDLISSYIAVLRQAIKQKQRT